One stretch of Burkholderia oklahomensis C6786 DNA includes these proteins:
- a CDS encoding peptidoglycan DD-metalloendopeptidase family protein, whose translation MRSILFVEWPGMGRTVRATLVAAGAALVGGCTLTPWTDSWQPTHVPHQPAPHASSGVLAGYYRANPGDTLASIASAFGQRTLDVASWNHMAPTDMVTPGQVLRVAPPPSTTTLAPPPSAAQPEAAAQALAWPARGTVTTPFGAGRNHGIVITATGGDRTVRAAAPGRVVYAGTGVAAYGPLVILKHENGLITAYGHNDKLLVNEGDAVSAGQPVAEMATDASGRSTFEFEVRRNGKAVDPLGLLPRNGY comes from the coding sequence TTGAGAAGCATTCTGTTCGTGGAATGGCCCGGCATGGGCCGGACGGTGCGCGCGACGCTCGTCGCGGCGGGCGCCGCGCTCGTCGGCGGTTGCACGCTGACGCCGTGGACCGACTCGTGGCAGCCGACGCACGTGCCGCATCAGCCGGCGCCGCACGCGTCGTCCGGCGTGCTCGCCGGCTATTACCGGGCGAATCCGGGCGATACGCTCGCGAGCATCGCGTCCGCGTTCGGGCAGCGCACGCTGGACGTCGCGAGCTGGAATCACATGGCGCCGACCGACATGGTGACGCCCGGCCAGGTGCTGCGCGTCGCGCCGCCGCCGAGCACGACGACGCTCGCGCCGCCGCCTTCCGCCGCGCAGCCGGAAGCGGCCGCGCAGGCGCTCGCGTGGCCCGCGCGCGGCACCGTGACGACGCCGTTCGGCGCCGGCAGGAACCACGGGATCGTGATCACCGCGACGGGCGGCGATCGCACGGTGCGCGCGGCCGCGCCCGGCCGCGTGGTCTATGCGGGAACGGGCGTTGCCGCGTATGGCCCGCTCGTGATCCTGAAACACGAGAACGGCCTCATCACTGCGTACGGTCACAACGACAAGCTGCTCGTCAACGAAGGCGATGCGGTGAGCGCGGGCCAGCCGGTCGCGGAGATGGCGACCGACGCGAGCGGCCGCTCGACGTTCGAGTTCGAAGTGCGGCGCAACGGCAAGGCCGTCGATCCGCTCGGTCTGCTGCCGCGCAACGGCTACTGA
- a CDS encoding Pr6Pr family membrane protein: MQKAVFVAAYRFLCCALTLSATSYSIALRWHAPTFRLSNFFSYFTQLSSLYAAAVLAAGLWLATRPPSRRYESARGAVVLYMAIAGIVYALLLADVDTLHHATPHYTNWVLHRIMPIAVFIDWLYVAPRVRIDWSHLARWLAFPLAYLGYTLVRGALVDWYPYPFVDPRAHGYLIVAAYSGAIAAGSIGFAALIVLLGNWAGAPAPQTERA, encoded by the coding sequence ATGCAGAAAGCCGTTTTCGTCGCAGCCTACAGGTTCCTGTGCTGCGCGCTGACCCTTTCGGCGACGAGCTACAGCATCGCGCTCAGATGGCACGCGCCGACTTTCCGGCTCAGCAATTTCTTCAGCTACTTCACGCAACTGAGCAGCCTGTACGCGGCTGCCGTGCTGGCCGCCGGCTTGTGGCTCGCTACGCGACCGCCGTCGCGACGCTATGAGTCGGCGCGCGGCGCCGTCGTGCTCTACATGGCGATCGCGGGCATCGTCTACGCGCTGCTGCTCGCCGATGTGGATACGCTGCATCACGCGACGCCGCATTATACGAACTGGGTATTGCACCGGATCATGCCGATCGCCGTGTTTATCGATTGGCTGTACGTCGCGCCGCGCGTGCGGATCGACTGGTCGCATCTCGCGCGCTGGCTCGCGTTTCCGCTCGCCTATCTCGGCTATACGCTCGTGCGCGGCGCGCTCGTCGATTGGTATCCGTATCCGTTCGTCGATCCGCGCGCGCACGGCTATCTGATCGTCGCCGCGTACAGCGGCGCGATTGCGGCGGGCAGTATCGGATTCGCCGCGTTGATCGTGCTGCTCGGCAACTGGGCCGGCGCGCCGGCGCCGCAGACGGAGCGCGCCTGA